Proteins co-encoded in one Inquilinus sp. Marseille-Q2685 genomic window:
- a CDS encoding IS481 family transposase, protein MAWREVSVMEQRREFVRLAEQEGANRRELCRRFGISPDVGYKWLARWQAGDAELADRSRRPHVSPGRSTAELETAVLAVRDAHPAWGARKIVRRLAWDGIAPPAASTVHAILVRHGRIDPVAAEATQPYRRFEAAAPNRLWQMDFKGWEPLVRGGRCYPLTVLDDHSRFSPCLQACADQKSQTVQDRLTATFRRHGLPEAIFIDNGAPWGDASGERWTRLAVWFLKLGIRVLYSRPYHPQSRGKIERFHRTLAAEVFALEPFPDLAAAQRAFDRWRELYNWQRPHQALQQQVPGSRYRSSPRAMPSRLPEVEYDSLDLVRTVGTTKAYVSFRGRLWKVPQAFRGERVAIRPQTTDGRFGVFFASHLIATIDLTDP, encoded by the coding sequence ATGGCGTGGCGGGAGGTGTCGGTCATGGAGCAGCGTCGGGAATTTGTCCGGCTGGCGGAGCAGGAGGGGGCGAACCGTCGGGAGCTGTGCCGCCGGTTCGGGATCAGCCCGGATGTGGGCTACAAATGGCTGGCGCGGTGGCAGGCCGGCGATGCCGAGCTGGCGGACCGCTCGCGCCGGCCACATGTGAGCCCCGGCCGCAGCACGGCAGAGCTGGAGACGGCAGTGCTGGCGGTGCGGGATGCGCATCCGGCGTGGGGCGCCCGCAAGATCGTCCGCCGCCTGGCCTGGGACGGGATCGCACCGCCGGCGGCCTCGACCGTGCACGCGATCCTGGTCCGGCACGGCCGGATCGATCCGGTGGCAGCCGAGGCGACCCAGCCCTATCGGCGTTTCGAGGCGGCGGCGCCGAACCGGCTGTGGCAGATGGACTTCAAAGGCTGGGAGCCGCTCGTCCGGGGCGGCCGGTGCTATCCCTTGACCGTGCTCGACGACCACTCCCGCTTCTCGCCTTGTCTGCAGGCCTGTGCCGATCAGAAGAGCCAGACCGTGCAGGACCGGCTCACGGCGACCTTCCGGCGACACGGCCTGCCCGAGGCCATCTTCATCGACAACGGCGCCCCCTGGGGCGACGCCTCGGGCGAGCGCTGGACCCGGCTTGCGGTCTGGTTCCTCAAGCTCGGCATCCGGGTCCTGTACAGCCGACCCTATCATCCCCAGAGCCGCGGCAAGATCGAGCGCTTCCACCGCACCCTCGCGGCCGAGGTCTTCGCCCTCGAGCCCTTCCCCGACCTCGCCGCCGCCCAGCGCGCCTTCGACCGCTGGCGCGAGCTCTACAACTGGCAGCGCCCGCACCAGGCGCTCCAGCAGCAGGTCCCCGGCAGCCGCTACCGCTCCAGCCCCCGCGCCATGCCCAGCCGCCTGCCCGAGGTCGAGTACGACAGCCTCGATCTCGTCCGCACCGTCGGCACCACCAAAGCCTATGTCAGCTTCCGCGGCCGGCTCTGGAAGGTCCCCCAGGCCTTCCGCGGCGAACGCGTCGCCATTCGGCCACAGACCACCGACGGCCGCTTCGGCGTCTTCTTCGCCAGCCACCTCATCGCCACCATCGACTTGACCGACCCATGA
- the leuD gene encoding 3-isopropylmalate dehydratase small subunit, whose product MQPFTTLTAVAAPLPIVNVDTDMIIPKQFLKTIKRTGLAAGLFYELRTDEQGNPKDFVLDRPAYQKAQILVAGDNFGCGSSREHAPWALLDFGIRCVIAPSFADIFYNNCFKNGILPIALPQEQVDLLMKDAENGANSTVTVDLEKQEITRPDGQTIRFDLDPFRKHCLINGLDDIGLTLQQAPAIDSFEAKRKTAQPWLAA is encoded by the coding sequence ATGCAGCCCTTCACCACGCTCACCGCCGTCGCAGCGCCGCTGCCGATCGTCAATGTCGACACCGACATGATCATCCCCAAGCAGTTCCTGAAGACGATCAAGCGCACCGGCCTCGCCGCCGGGCTGTTCTACGAGCTGCGCACCGACGAGCAGGGCAACCCGAAGGATTTCGTGCTCGACCGGCCGGCCTACCAGAAGGCGCAGATCCTGGTCGCCGGCGACAATTTCGGCTGCGGCTCGTCGCGCGAGCACGCGCCCTGGGCGCTGCTGGATTTCGGCATCCGCTGCGTCATCGCGCCCAGCTTCGCCGACATCTTCTACAACAACTGCTTCAAGAACGGCATCCTGCCGATCGCCCTGCCGCAGGAGCAGGTCGACCTGCTGATGAAGGACGCCGAGAACGGCGCCAACTCGACCGTCACGGTCGACCTGGAGAAGCAGGAGATCACCCGGCCGGACGGCCAGACCATCCGCTTCGACCTCGACCCGTTCCGCAAGCACTGCCTGATCAACGGCCTCGACGACATCGGCCTGACCCTGCAGCAGGCCCCGGCGATCGACAGCTTCGAGGCGAAGCGGAAGACCGCCCAGCCCTGGCTGGCCGCCTGA
- a CDS encoding TetR/AcrR family transcriptional regulator — protein MQVSPPAALKPRKWPRQARAEATVDAIFEATIQVLLAEGERRLTTTRVAERAGVSVGTMYQYFPHKQALLYAVLQRHLAHVADAVAAACDRGRGRPVAELADLLVGAFLDAKAARLDVTQALYLIAEDLDSTALLAAAVDHNVAAAAGLLASAPDADFASLPTVAFAVFSSIAGSTRVVFERGATPAALQELRRELTLMCRSYLQASLRSARSGW, from the coding sequence TTGCAGGTCTCGCCGCCCGCCGCCCTGAAGCCCCGGAAGTGGCCGCGCCAAGCGCGAGCCGAGGCGACCGTCGACGCGATCTTCGAGGCGACCATTCAGGTTCTGCTGGCCGAGGGGGAGCGGCGGCTGACCACGACCCGCGTGGCGGAGCGGGCGGGCGTTTCGGTCGGCACGATGTACCAGTACTTCCCGCACAAGCAGGCACTGCTCTATGCAGTGCTGCAGCGGCATCTGGCGCATGTCGCGGATGCGGTCGCGGCGGCCTGCGACCGAGGCCGGGGCCGCCCGGTTGCCGAGCTGGCGGATCTCCTGGTCGGCGCCTTTCTCGACGCCAAGGCGGCGCGGCTCGACGTCACCCAGGCCCTGTACCTGATCGCCGAGGACCTGGATTCGACCGCGCTGCTGGCTGCGGCGGTCGACCACAACGTGGCCGCGGCGGCCGGGCTGCTGGCCAGCGCGCCGGACGCGGATTTCGCGAGCCTGCCCACTGTCGCCTTCGCGGTGTTCTCCAGTATCGCCGGCAGCACGCGAGTGGTGTTCGAGCGCGGCGCAACGCCGGCTGCGCTGCAGGAGCTGCGGCGCGAGCTGACGCTGATGTGCCGATCCTACCTGCAGGCCTCCCTGCGGTCGGCCCGCAGCGGGTGGTGA
- the leuB gene encoding 3-isopropylmalate dehydrogenase, with protein MAANKKLLVLAGDGIGPEVMGEVKRAAEWLGSHRAVGFDIDEQLVGGCSIDVNGVPVTDATMEKALAVDAVLLGAVGGPKWDGVDFSIRPEAGLLRLRKDLELFANLRPALVYPALADASTLKREVVEGLDILIVRELTGGVYFGEPRGITDLGNGERRGVNTQVYTTSEIRRVAAVAFELARKRGNRLCSVEKMNVMESGRLWREEVTKLHQEQYSDVQLSHMLADNCAMQLVRNPKQFDVIVTDNLFGDMLSDEAAMLTGSLGMLPSASLGAPDATGRRKALYEPVHGSAPDIAGQGKANPIATLLSFGMMLRYSFDLAAEADLLEAAVSDVLDRGIRTADIAGTGATQVVSTGDMGTAILEAMAARSR; from the coding sequence ATGGCTGCCAACAAGAAGCTCCTCGTCCTGGCCGGTGACGGCATCGGCCCGGAGGTGATGGGCGAGGTCAAGCGCGCCGCCGAATGGCTGGGCAGCCACCGCGCGGTCGGCTTCGACATCGACGAGCAGCTGGTCGGCGGCTGCTCGATCGACGTCAACGGCGTGCCGGTCACCGACGCGACCATGGAGAAGGCGCTGGCGGTCGACGCCGTGCTGCTGGGCGCGGTCGGCGGGCCGAAATGGGACGGCGTCGACTTCTCGATCCGGCCCGAGGCCGGCCTGCTGCGCCTGCGCAAGGACCTGGAGCTGTTCGCCAATCTGCGGCCGGCGCTGGTCTATCCGGCCCTGGCCGACGCCTCGACGCTGAAGCGCGAGGTGGTCGAGGGCCTCGACATCCTGATCGTGCGCGAGCTGACCGGCGGCGTGTATTTCGGCGAGCCGCGCGGCATCACCGATCTCGGCAACGGCGAACGCCGCGGCGTCAACACCCAGGTCTACACCACCTCGGAGATCCGCCGCGTCGCCGCCGTGGCCTTCGAGCTGGCGCGCAAGCGCGGCAACAGGCTGTGCTCGGTCGAGAAGATGAACGTCATGGAATCAGGCCGGCTGTGGCGCGAGGAGGTGACCAAGCTGCACCAGGAGCAGTATTCGGACGTCCAGCTCAGCCACATGTTGGCCGACAACTGCGCCATGCAGCTGGTGCGCAACCCCAAGCAGTTCGACGTCATCGTCACCGACAATCTGTTCGGCGACATGCTGTCGGACGAGGCGGCGATGCTGACCGGCTCGCTCGGCATGCTGCCCTCGGCCTCGCTCGGCGCCCCCGACGCCACCGGCCGCCGCAAGGCGCTGTACGAGCCGGTGCACGGCTCGGCGCCCGACATCGCGGGGCAGGGCAAGGCCAACCCGATCGCCACGCTGCTCAGCTTCGGCATGATGCTGCGCTACAGCTTCGACCTCGCCGCCGAGGCCGACCTCTTGGAGGCCGCGGTGTCGGACGTGCTGGACCGCGGCATCCGGACGGCGGACATCGCCGGCACCGGCGCCACCCAGGTGGTGTCGACCGGCGACATGGGCACGGCGATCCTCGAAGCGATGGCCGCTCGGTCCCGTTAA
- a CDS encoding SRPBCC domain-containing protein — MDEPTVFRREIQVPAPPATLFAFLTDPEKLLRWMGIGATLEPQPGGLYLLDVDGINIVRGAFREVVPVHRLVYSFGWEGNAEVPPGSSQVEIDLIEQPDGTLMRMTHSGLPPSALSLHERGWAFFLERLAAVVAGRDPDSVPSPGCPPSKDEA, encoded by the coding sequence ATGGACGAACCGACCGTCTTCCGGCGCGAGATCCAGGTCCCGGCGCCGCCCGCCACCCTCTTCGCCTTCCTGACCGACCCTGAGAAGCTGCTGCGCTGGATGGGCATCGGCGCGACGCTGGAACCGCAGCCCGGCGGGCTCTACCTGCTCGACGTCGACGGCATCAACATCGTGCGCGGCGCGTTCCGCGAGGTGGTGCCGGTGCACCGCCTGGTCTACAGCTTCGGCTGGGAGGGCAATGCCGAGGTGCCGCCGGGCTCCAGCCAGGTCGAGATCGACCTGATCGAGCAGCCGGACGGCACCCTGATGCGGATGACCCATAGCGGCCTGCCGCCCTCGGCCCTGTCTTTGCATGAGCGGGGCTGGGCGTTCTTTCTCGAACGCCTCGCGGCGGTGGTCGCCGGCCGCGATCCGGACTCCGTGCCGTCGCCCGGCTGCCCTCCGTCGAAGGATGAGGCCTGA
- a CDS encoding OmpP1/FadL family transporter, with translation MKQGISRLALGVAAMSAVAGLGSGAANAAGFYIQEQSVPGLGRAFAGSAAAADDASTIYFNPAGMGFLKQGEAQFGGSLLIPDSRLKDDGSTIDYPAFRTPLGIFDPPPGAVSGESKSNNPYDPTLVPHGYVALPVPSTDNRLWFGIGLGAPFGLESQYNSNWFGRYDATKTELQVYNFSPTVAYRVNDWLSIGGGIDISYAWAKLESKVPNPVGRLVPAFSDDGDLTIKGDSWAIGYNIGAIVQPVEGTRIGVHFRSGVDHMLDGNAKLDGIDFPPLPGLPGSADFDTGGRAKLNLPPILSFGIRQEVTPQIALLGGVTWYGWSSFKEIRVKRSDGGDDLVNEQRYQDTVGVSIGGEYYWNDDLTLRAGFQYDPTPTKAGFRSSRTPDGDRYWLSAGASYDVMENLSVDFAYTHIFIDGRKMDAERDFYTGTPLEMQVDYDAKNSGSVDIVALGLRYRF, from the coding sequence ATGAAGCAGGGGATTTCGCGTCTGGCGCTGGGGGTGGCGGCCATGTCCGCCGTGGCGGGGCTCGGGTCCGGGGCGGCGAATGCGGCGGGCTTCTACATCCAGGAGCAGAGCGTGCCCGGCCTCGGCCGCGCCTTCGCCGGCTCCGCCGCCGCAGCCGACGACGCCAGCACCATCTATTTCAACCCGGCCGGCATGGGTTTCCTGAAGCAGGGCGAGGCCCAGTTCGGCGGCAGCCTGCTGATCCCGGATTCCCGGCTGAAGGACGACGGCTCGACCATCGACTATCCCGCCTTCCGCACGCCGCTCGGCATCTTCGACCCGCCGCCCGGCGCCGTCTCGGGCGAGAGCAAGAGCAACAACCCCTACGACCCGACCCTGGTGCCGCACGGCTATGTCGCCCTGCCGGTGCCGTCGACCGACAACCGCCTGTGGTTCGGCATCGGCCTCGGCGCACCCTTCGGGCTGGAGAGCCAGTACAACAGCAACTGGTTCGGCCGCTACGACGCCACCAAGACCGAGCTGCAGGTCTACAACTTCTCGCCGACCGTGGCCTACCGCGTGAACGACTGGCTGTCGATCGGCGGCGGCATCGACATCTCCTATGCCTGGGCCAAGCTCGAGAGCAAGGTGCCGAACCCGGTCGGGCGGCTGGTGCCGGCCTTCTCCGACGACGGCGACCTGACGATCAAGGGCGACAGCTGGGCCATCGGCTACAACATCGGCGCCATCGTGCAGCCGGTGGAAGGCACCCGGATCGGCGTGCATTTCCGTTCCGGCGTCGACCACATGCTGGACGGCAACGCCAAGCTCGACGGCATCGACTTCCCGCCGCTGCCGGGCCTGCCCGGAAGCGCCGATTTCGACACCGGCGGCCGGGCCAAGCTGAACCTGCCGCCGATCCTGTCCTTCGGCATCCGGCAGGAGGTCACGCCGCAGATCGCGCTCCTGGGCGGCGTCACCTGGTACGGCTGGTCGTCCTTCAAGGAAATCCGGGTCAAGCGCTCCGACGGCGGCGACGACCTGGTGAACGAGCAGCGCTATCAGGACACGGTCGGCGTCTCGATCGGCGGCGAATACTATTGGAACGACGACCTGACGCTGCGCGCCGGCTTCCAGTACGACCCGACGCCGACCAAGGCCGGCTTCCGCTCCAGCCGCACCCCGGACGGCGACCGCTACTGGCTGTCGGCCGGCGCAAGCTACGACGTGATGGAGAACCTGTCGGTCGACTTCGCCTACACCCACATCTTCATCGACGGCCGCAAGATGGACGCCGAGCGCGACTTCTACACCGGCACGCCGCTGGAGATGCAGGTGGATTACGACGCCAAGAACAGCGGCAGCGTCGACATCGTGGCGCTGGGGCTGCGGTACCGGTTCTGA
- a CDS encoding aspartate-semialdehyde dehydrogenase, with the protein MGYRVAVIGATGNVGREMLSILAEREFPVDEVVALASERSVGRQVSFGEDDVLDVQDLAKFDFKGIDIVLSSPGAKVSAVHGPRAARAGAVVIDNTSQFRMDPDVPLVVPEVNPQAIAGFRRKGIIANPNCSTIQMVVALKPLHQLAKIRRVVVSTYQSVSGAGKEAMDELFNQTRAVYVNDPIVKERFTKQIAFNVIPHIDVFMDDGSTKEEWKMVAETKKILDPAIKVVSHCVRVPVFIGHSEMVNIECENPISAEEARAALKRAPGISVVDHRADEGYVTPVECAGEDLVYVSRIREDSTVENGLSFWVVADNLRKGAALNAVQIAEVLVKDGHLGKAA; encoded by the coding sequence ATGGGCTATCGGGTCGCGGTCATCGGTGCCACCGGCAATGTCGGTCGCGAGATGCTTTCCATCCTCGCCGAACGGGAATTCCCGGTCGACGAGGTCGTCGCGCTGGCCTCGGAGCGGTCGGTCGGGCGCCAGGTCTCCTTCGGCGAGGACGACGTCCTCGACGTGCAGGACCTCGCCAAGTTCGACTTCAAGGGCATCGACATCGTGCTGTCCTCGCCGGGCGCCAAGGTCTCGGCGGTGCACGGGCCCCGCGCGGCCAGGGCCGGGGCGGTGGTGATCGACAACACCTCGCAGTTCCGGATGGACCCGGACGTGCCGCTGGTGGTGCCCGAGGTCAACCCGCAGGCGATCGCCGGCTTCCGCAGGAAGGGCATCATCGCCAACCCGAACTGCTCCACCATCCAGATGGTGGTGGCGCTGAAGCCGCTGCACCAGCTGGCCAAGATCCGCCGCGTCGTGGTCTCGACCTACCAGTCGGTCTCCGGCGCCGGCAAGGAGGCAATGGACGAGCTGTTCAACCAGACCCGCGCCGTCTATGTGAACGACCCGATCGTCAAGGAGCGGTTCACCAAGCAGATCGCCTTCAACGTCATCCCGCATATCGACGTCTTCATGGACGACGGGTCGACGAAGGAGGAGTGGAAGATGGTGGCCGAGACCAAGAAGATCCTCGACCCCGCCATCAAGGTCGTGTCGCATTGCGTGCGCGTGCCGGTCTTCATCGGCCATTCCGAGATGGTGAACATCGAGTGCGAGAACCCGATCTCGGCCGAGGAAGCGCGGGCCGCGCTGAAGCGGGCGCCGGGGATCTCGGTGGTCGACCACCGCGCCGATGAGGGCTACGTCACCCCGGTCGAATGCGCCGGCGAGGATCTGGTCTATGTCAGCCGCATCCGCGAGGACAGCACGGTCGAGAACGGCCTGTCCTTCTGGGTGGTCGCCGACAATCTCCGTAAAGGCGCGGCGCTGAACGCCGTCCAGATCGCCGAAGTTCTGGTCAAGGACGGCCATCTGGGCAAGGCCGCCTGA
- a CDS encoding DUF962 domain-containing protein, whose amino-acid sequence MAERLPSYSAFWPYYLREHAQPRTRALHFFGTSLALLCLVLLIVTGSWWWLLAALVSGYLFAWIGHFFVEHNRPATFTYPLWSLFSDFRMYGLWVSGRLEDELRRAGVQP is encoded by the coding sequence ATGGCCGAGAGGCTGCCGAGCTATTCCGCCTTCTGGCCCTATTACCTGCGCGAGCATGCGCAGCCGCGGACCCGGGCGCTGCATTTCTTCGGCACCAGCCTGGCGCTGCTCTGCCTCGTGCTCCTGATCGTCACCGGCAGCTGGTGGTGGCTCCTGGCGGCGCTGGTCTCGGGATACCTTTTCGCCTGGATCGGCCACTTCTTCGTCGAGCATAACCGCCCGGCGACCTTCACCTATCCGCTGTGGTCGCTCTTCAGCGACTTCCGCATGTACGGGCTGTGGGTCTCCGGCCGGCTGGAGGACGAGCTGCGCCGGGCGGGAGTGCAGCCGTAA
- a CDS encoding adenylate/guanylate cyclase domain-containing protein — translation MDLPAPLAWLLDDAGASPGPDRFLAELGGRLLADGLPLAGAALTLAVPHPIVARRTWLWRAGTGAVIEALGFAGMPLAAAGPPGRGGRDWLSGLGPGPVQEQTAGPAVLAWAGTRPFDPDESHRLRQAARFAAAPLSALASRAALAALLEAYLGRRSAARVQAGALRRGAGETIRAALLCADLRDFTALSEQTEPAEVIATLDAWFDRIAGAVHAFGGEVLKFMGDGLLAIFPVAGETREACEAALRAVAAARAGMAHLDAARQARGLPPLPFGAALHLGEMMWGNIGAADRLDFTAIGPAVNLVSRLEGLCRPLGRAVLISGALAAETAAPLVSLGEHPLRGIAAPCAVFTLPDA, via the coding sequence ATGGACCTACCCGCGCCCCTCGCCTGGCTGCTGGACGATGCCGGCGCCTCGCCCGGCCCCGACCGCTTCCTGGCCGAGCTCGGCGGCCGCCTGTTGGCCGACGGGCTGCCGCTGGCCGGCGCCGCCCTGACCCTGGCGGTACCGCATCCGATCGTCGCCCGCCGTACCTGGCTGTGGCGGGCCGGGACCGGCGCGGTGATCGAGGCGCTGGGCTTCGCCGGCATGCCGCTGGCGGCGGCCGGCCCGCCCGGCCGGGGCGGCCGCGACTGGCTGTCGGGGCTGGGGCCGGGCCCGGTGCAGGAGCAGACGGCCGGGCCGGCGGTGCTGGCCTGGGCCGGCACCCGGCCGTTCGACCCCGACGAATCCCACCGGCTGCGCCAGGCCGCGCGCTTCGCCGCGGCGCCGCTCTCCGCCCTGGCCTCGCGGGCAGCGCTGGCGGCCCTGCTGGAGGCCTATCTCGGCCGGCGCAGCGCCGCCCGGGTGCAGGCCGGCGCGCTGCGCCGCGGCGCCGGCGAGACCATCCGCGCCGCCCTGCTCTGCGCCGACCTCCGCGACTTCACCGCCCTGTCCGAGCAGACCGAGCCGGCCGAGGTGATCGCCACGCTGGACGCCTGGTTCGACCGCATCGCCGGGGCGGTGCACGCCTTCGGCGGCGAGGTGCTGAAGTTCATGGGCGACGGGCTGCTGGCGATCTTCCCGGTCGCCGGCGAGACCCGCGAGGCCTGCGAGGCGGCGCTGCGCGCGGTCGCCGCCGCCCGCGCCGGCATGGCCCATCTCGACGCCGCGCGGCAGGCCCGGGGCCTGCCGCCGCTGCCCTTCGGCGCGGCGCTGCATCTGGGCGAGATGATGTGGGGCAACATCGGCGCTGCCGACCGGCTGGACTTCACCGCCATCGGCCCCGCCGTCAACCTGGTCAGCCGGCTGGAGGGGCTGTGCCGGCCGCTGGGCCGGGCGGTGCTGATCTCCGGCGCGCTGGCAGCCGAGACCGCGGCGCCCCTGGTATCGCTGGGCGAGCACCCGCTGCGCGGCATCGCGGCGCCCTGCGCCGTCTTCACCCTGCCGGATGCGTGA
- a CDS encoding SDR family NAD(P)-dependent oxidoreductase: MSVSPTALIIGASRGLGLALAGEWLARGWTVLATVRGAGRTALHELADSSNGRLTVETLEMTDPAAVDALRDRLSRRALDLLFVNAAVANGASERVDRVTTEEFSRVMVTNALAPMRIVERLGGLVRPDGTIAVMSSSLGSVALNETGGWEVYRASKAALNMLMRSYAARHAGDRHSLALVDPGWVRTDMGGAEASLDTGESIPGVADALEARRGRPGLQFFDYRGETVPW; encoded by the coding sequence ATGAGCGTTTCCCCGACTGCCCTGATCATCGGCGCCTCGCGCGGCCTCGGCTTGGCCCTGGCCGGCGAGTGGCTGGCGCGCGGCTGGACCGTGCTGGCCACGGTCCGCGGCGCGGGCCGGACCGCCCTGCATGAGCTGGCGGATTCCTCGAACGGCCGGCTCACCGTCGAGACGCTGGAGATGACCGATCCCGCCGCGGTCGATGCGCTGCGCGACCGGCTGTCGCGCCGCGCGCTCGACCTGCTGTTCGTCAATGCCGCGGTGGCCAACGGCGCCAGCGAGCGTGTCGACCGGGTCACGACGGAGGAGTTCAGCCGGGTGATGGTGACGAACGCCCTGGCCCCGATGCGCATCGTCGAGCGGCTGGGCGGCTTGGTCCGTCCGGACGGCACGATCGCGGTGATGTCCTCCAGCCTGGGCAGCGTCGCGCTGAACGAGACCGGCGGATGGGAGGTCTACCGGGCCAGCAAGGCGGCCCTCAACATGCTGATGCGGTCCTATGCCGCCCGCCACGCCGGCGACCGGCACAGCCTGGCCCTGGTGGACCCGGGCTGGGTCCGGACCGACATGGGCGGGGCGGAGGCCAGCCTCGACACCGGCGAGAGCATCCCCGGCGTGGCCGATGCGCTGGAGGCGCGGCGCGGCCGGCCCGGGCTGCAGTTTTTCGATTATAGGGGCGAGACGGTGCCGTGGTAG
- a CDS encoding IS110 family transposase: MLDQPCEGQAAIRTQIGAIFVSLELSRSSWLITSLSPGGGEKMSKHSVGAGDVAGLLALFAEFRRKAAMRTGRSYPIITVQETGLDGFWLHRVLCREGIESHVVDPASIAAPRRRRRAKTDRLDGEALLRALLAYKRGEPRVCAMVVAPSPEEEDRRRLCRERQTLICERTTHVNRIKGLLFAQGITDYAPQRRDRRERLAALHTADGRALPPHLTAQISRELDRLELLVDQIKRVEAEQEAVLAETGAGETAASEPVAMLSAVRGIGATFAAVLWSEGFYRSFANRRQVAAYAGLAATPWRSGSIMHEQGVSKAGNPRLRTVMIQLAWLWLRHQPQSALARWFQARGQRDRKRAIVALARKLLVALWKYVTAGVVIEGAVIKTA; this comes from the coding sequence ATGCTCGATCAACCTTGCGAGGGACAGGCCGCTATCCGGACACAGATTGGCGCAATTTTTGTGTCATTGGAACTGAGCCGTTCGAGTTGGCTGATCACCTCACTGTCGCCCGGCGGCGGGGAGAAGATGTCCAAGCACAGCGTCGGGGCGGGCGATGTCGCGGGGCTGCTGGCGCTGTTTGCAGAGTTCAGGCGCAAGGCGGCGATGCGGACGGGCCGGAGCTATCCGATCATCACCGTTCAGGAGACTGGGCTGGACGGGTTCTGGCTGCACCGGGTTCTGTGTCGGGAGGGGATCGAGAGCCACGTGGTGGATCCGGCGTCGATTGCGGCGCCGCGTCGGCGCCGGCGGGCCAAGACGGACCGGCTCGACGGCGAGGCGCTGCTGCGGGCGCTTCTGGCCTACAAGCGCGGCGAGCCGCGGGTCTGCGCCATGGTGGTGGCGCCCTCTCCGGAAGAGGAGGATCGGCGCCGGCTGTGCCGCGAACGCCAGACGCTGATCTGTGAGCGGACCACGCATGTGAACCGGATCAAGGGGCTTCTGTTCGCGCAGGGTATCACCGACTACGCGCCGCAGCGGCGCGACCGGCGGGAGCGGCTTGCGGCCTTGCACACGGCCGACGGGCGGGCGCTGCCGCCGCACTTGACGGCGCAGATCAGCCGCGAGTTGGACCGGCTCGAGCTGCTGGTCGACCAGATCAAGAGGGTCGAGGCCGAGCAGGAGGCCGTGCTGGCCGAGACCGGCGCCGGTGAGACGGCCGCCTCGGAGCCGGTGGCGATGCTGTCGGCAGTGCGGGGGATCGGCGCCACCTTTGCGGCGGTTCTCTGGTCGGAGGGCTTCTATCGATCCTTCGCCAATCGCCGCCAGGTGGCCGCCTATGCGGGGCTGGCGGCGACGCCGTGGCGCAGCGGCAGCATCATGCATGAGCAGGGTGTGTCGAAGGCCGGCAATCCGCGGCTGCGCACCGTGATGATCCAGCTCGCCTGGCTGTGGCTGCGGCACCAGCCGCAGTCGGCCCTGGCACGCTGGTTCCAGGCCCGTGGCCAGCGCGACCGCAAGCGCGCCATCGTCGCCCTGGCGCGCAAGCTTCTGGTGGCCTTGTGGAAGTACGTCACAGCCGGCGTCGTCATCGAGGGCGCGGTGATCAAGACGGCCTGA